From a region of the Synechococcus sp. RS9916 genome:
- a CDS encoding AarF/ABC1/UbiB kinase family protein has protein sequence MSVLSVFDGSARALEIVKIVSRHEWSFLSQLLGRGDSTETRLPLPSVLCNLLTDLGPVYVKLGQLLSTRPDLLSDDYISALSRLQADVPPVAWKEVKPYLRRELGKPIDQCFAHFQSKPIAAGSVGQVYGATLPQGLKVAVKVLRPGIEDQVKEDGRLLRKIAALAASTSLGSQVDFVGLADQVLAALERELDFRIEAENTKRLQRCLEQSAFVPSGQLRLPHVVDNLSGQRVLVLEWIEGEPILTPAARTALKNGPGVEATTKALLGAFVEQYFVEGFFHADPHPGNLKVLSDGSVILLDAGMVGVFDPRTRANLLDLVLALINQDAARATDLLEQIAPPAQAVKVDRQHLQRQLDQLIASNFSKPLEELNFALFLANLLQLANRAGLRVPGTMGLFVKSVTNLEGVGCTLNPAFSFTGEMQPLVAQLLARSVMLPQERLMQFGLDLRNLSLDSPRQLSQLLRRFSSDDLTFALQLEGLESLRKTLDRLSQRVSLAILVAALLLSATLMASLAQQDLLRDVSEGLFIGANLFGLWLLVSLLRSNRR, from the coding sequence ATGTCTGTGCTCTCGGTGTTTGACGGCTCCGCGCGGGCTTTGGAGATCGTCAAAATCGTGTCGCGGCACGAATGGTCGTTTCTGAGTCAGCTGCTGGGGCGGGGCGACAGCACGGAAACCCGGCTGCCGTTGCCGTCGGTGCTTTGCAACCTGCTCACCGACCTGGGGCCGGTGTACGTGAAGCTCGGGCAACTGCTGAGCACCCGTCCTGATCTGCTGTCGGACGACTACATCAGCGCACTCAGTCGCTTGCAGGCGGATGTGCCCCCGGTGGCCTGGAAGGAGGTGAAGCCCTACCTGAGGCGGGAGCTCGGCAAGCCGATCGATCAGTGTTTTGCCCACTTCCAGAGCAAGCCGATTGCGGCCGGCAGCGTGGGGCAGGTGTACGGCGCCACCTTGCCCCAAGGCTTGAAGGTGGCGGTGAAGGTGCTGCGGCCTGGGATCGAAGACCAGGTCAAGGAAGATGGCCGTTTGCTGCGCAAGATTGCGGCGCTCGCAGCCTCCACATCCCTCGGCAGCCAAGTGGATTTTGTGGGGCTGGCGGATCAGGTGTTGGCGGCTTTGGAGCGGGAATTGGATTTCCGCATTGAGGCGGAGAACACCAAGCGCTTGCAACGCTGTTTGGAGCAATCAGCGTTTGTGCCCTCGGGTCAATTGCGGCTGCCCCATGTGGTCGACAACCTCTCGGGGCAGCGGGTGCTGGTGCTGGAGTGGATTGAGGGGGAACCCATCCTCACGCCTGCGGCACGAACGGCCTTGAAGAACGGCCCTGGAGTGGAGGCCACCACCAAGGCGTTGTTGGGAGCGTTTGTGGAGCAGTATTTCGTGGAGGGTTTCTTCCACGCTGATCCCCATCCCGGCAATCTCAAGGTGCTGAGCGACGGCAGTGTGATCCTTCTCGATGCCGGCATGGTGGGCGTGTTCGATCCCCGCACCCGCGCCAATTTGCTCGACCTGGTGCTGGCCCTGATCAATCAGGATGCGGCCCGTGCCACCGATCTCCTGGAGCAGATCGCGCCGCCGGCTCAAGCTGTGAAGGTCGATCGGCAACATCTCCAGCGTCAACTGGATCAGCTGATTGCCAGCAACTTCTCCAAGCCCTTGGAAGAACTCAATTTCGCCCTCTTCCTGGCGAACTTGCTGCAATTGGCGAACCGCGCAGGTTTGCGGGTTCCAGGAACGATGGGTTTGTTTGTGAAGTCGGTCACCAATTTGGAGGGGGTGGGTTGCACTCTCAATCCCGCCTTCAGCTTCACCGGTGAGATGCAGCCTCTGGTGGCCCAGTTGCTGGCTCGTTCCGTGATGCTCCCTCAGGAGCGTTTGATGCAGTTCGGTCTTGATCTGCGCAACCTGTCGCTGGATTCGCCCCGTCAGCTCAGCCAGCTGTTGCGGCGTTTCAGCAGTGACGACCTCACCTTTGCCCTGCAGTTGGAGGGGTTGGAATCACTGCGCAAAACCCTGGATCGCCTGTCGCAGCGCGTTTCTCTAGCGATTTTAGTGGCGGCCCTGTTGCTCAGTGCCACATTGATGGCATCCCTGGCCCAGCAGGACCTGCTTCGTGACGTGAGCGAAGGGCTATTCATCGGAGCCAACCTGTTTGGTTTGTGGTTGCTGGTGTCGTTGTTGCGCTCCAATCGCCGATGA
- a CDS encoding NAD(+) kinase, which produces MPKVGLIVNDGKPLAVETAKLIQDRLETGGHSVVRASSSGGMVGFANPDQHLRMLGYNACVPEGFDPAMALAIVLGGDGTVLSAARQTAPVGVPILTINTGHLGFLAEAYLDNLDQALEQILNEQWTIEERANLVVSVMRGDQRRWEALCLNEMALHREPLTSMCHFEIAIGRHAPVDISADGVILSTPTGSTAYALSAGGPVITPECPVLQLTPIAPHSLASRALVFSDLEPVTVFPATPERLIMVVDGSAGCYVWPEDRVLIRRSDHPVRFVRLADHEFFQVLRNKLGWGLPHVAKPDAPKSEP; this is translated from the coding sequence GTGCCCAAAGTTGGACTGATCGTGAATGACGGCAAGCCACTGGCCGTGGAAACGGCCAAGCTGATTCAGGACCGTCTGGAAACCGGCGGACACAGCGTGGTTCGCGCCAGCAGTTCGGGGGGCATGGTGGGGTTTGCCAACCCCGACCAGCACCTGCGCATGCTCGGCTACAACGCCTGCGTGCCCGAAGGGTTTGATCCCGCCATGGCCCTCGCGATCGTGCTGGGGGGAGATGGCACGGTGCTGTCTGCGGCCCGGCAAACCGCTCCGGTAGGGGTGCCGATTCTCACGATCAACACGGGCCACCTGGGTTTTCTGGCCGAGGCCTACCTCGACAATCTCGACCAAGCCCTCGAGCAGATCCTCAACGAGCAGTGGACGATCGAAGAACGCGCCAACCTGGTGGTGAGCGTGATGCGCGGTGACCAGCGGCGATGGGAAGCACTCTGTCTGAACGAGATGGCCCTGCACCGGGAGCCGCTCACAAGCATGTGCCACTTCGAGATCGCCATTGGCCGCCACGCACCAGTGGACATCTCCGCCGATGGCGTGATTCTTTCAACCCCCACAGGCTCCACCGCCTATGCACTGAGTGCGGGCGGGCCAGTGATCACGCCCGAGTGTCCCGTGCTGCAACTGACGCCGATCGCCCCCCACTCCCTGGCCTCAAGAGCGCTGGTGTTCAGCGACCTGGAGCCGGTGACGGTGTTTCCCGCGACCCCCGAGCGGCTGATCATGGTGGTGGATGGCAGCGCCGGTTGTTACGTCTGGCCGGAAGACCGTGTGCTGATTCGCCGCAGTGACCATCCGGTGCGCTTCGTCCGTCTTGCGGATCATGAGTTCTTCCAGGTGCTGCGCAACAAGCTGGGATGGGGTTTACCCCATGTGGCCAAACCGGATGCCCCGAAGTCGGAGCCATGA
- a CDS encoding winged helix family transcriptional regulator, producing the protein MNTPVNAVLLVGAQAVELAPRLEASGYHPLDWSAGAAACSPVPGAGPSVAIVAADQAELIPGLRAQFGSFPILLDVKTDTVEGRELCLNAGANDFWLSSLGISDLLQRLRLHMSIQQTSGRARSLLQVADLCVDPSCRQVRRGRRPVALTAREYALLMLLFSRVGQVVARDQILSEVWNDDQGMSSNVIEVYVRYLRQKLEQGGEKRLIHTIRGRGYSLSDGIPSLTP; encoded by the coding sequence ATGAATACCCCTGTGAATGCCGTGCTGCTGGTGGGGGCCCAGGCGGTTGAGCTGGCACCCAGGCTCGAGGCCTCCGGCTACCACCCCCTCGACTGGAGTGCGGGGGCAGCAGCGTGCAGTCCGGTGCCGGGGGCTGGCCCGTCTGTGGCGATCGTGGCCGCCGACCAAGCGGAGTTAATCCCCGGACTTCGCGCCCAGTTCGGATCCTTTCCCATCCTTCTGGACGTGAAGACGGACACGGTGGAGGGCCGTGAACTGTGCCTGAACGCCGGTGCCAATGATTTCTGGCTCTCGAGCCTGGGCATCAGCGATCTGCTGCAGCGGTTGCGGCTCCACATGAGCATTCAGCAGACCAGCGGTCGCGCCCGAAGCCTGCTGCAAGTCGCTGATCTTTGCGTTGACCCCAGCTGCCGGCAGGTCCGCCGCGGAAGACGTCCGGTGGCTTTGACCGCCCGTGAATACGCGTTGCTGATGCTGCTGTTCAGCCGCGTCGGCCAGGTGGTCGCGAGAGATCAAATCCTGTCTGAGGTCTGGAACGACGACCAGGGCATGTCGAGCAACGTGATTGAGGTGTATGTGCGTTACCTGCGCCAAAAACTCGAGCAGGGCGGTGAAAAACGCCTGATTCACACCATTCGTGGTCGCGGTTACAGCCTGAGTGATGGCATCCCCTCTCTCACCCCATGA
- a CDS encoding DUF192 domain-containing protein, with protein MSTAELSRHHGIPAQLVTTVLAGLCFVAPRIGHAETLLTQAPTPQMLPIEARWCLDSSTTHQAPVCIALEVADNHNKRRLGLMHRPPLPPQRGMWFDFQKAAPISMWMLNTPASLDMVFVRDGAVVAVEARCPPCRAIPCPSYFADRDRDGSPDPVDGVIELGAGEAARLGIDVGDGVSIERLQRSRMKRHPERPGQTQPDYSLRQ; from the coding sequence ATGAGCACGGCTGAGCTCTCCAGACACCACGGCATCCCTGCCCAACTGGTGACAACGGTCTTGGCTGGGCTGTGCTTTGTCGCGCCGCGCATAGGTCACGCCGAAACACTGCTGACCCAGGCCCCCACCCCCCAGATGCTGCCGATCGAAGCGCGGTGGTGCCTGGACTCCAGCACCACCCATCAGGCGCCCGTTTGCATTGCCCTGGAGGTGGCCGACAACCACAACAAACGCAGACTCGGATTAATGCATCGGCCGCCGCTGCCACCCCAACGCGGCATGTGGTTTGACTTCCAAAAGGCCGCCCCGATCAGCATGTGGATGCTGAACACACCGGCCTCGCTCGACATGGTGTTCGTCCGCGACGGTGCCGTCGTGGCCGTGGAAGCACGATGCCCACCCTGTCGGGCGATTCCCTGCCCCAGCTACTTCGCCGACCGCGATCGCGACGGTAGCCCCGATCCTGTGGATGGGGTGATCGAACTGGGTGCTGGAGAGGCCGCCCGGCTCGGGATTGACGTGGGCGATGGGGTGTCGATTGAACGGCTTCAGCGATCACGCATGAAGCGGCACCCTGAACGCCCTGGGCAGACGCAGCCCGATTACTCCTTGCGGCAATAA
- a CDS encoding 4a-hydroxytetrahydrobiopterin dehydratase — protein MAATLLSTKDIEALNQRLPNWSVVDGHLERSWSFPNFVQAWGFMNQVALIAQAMDHHPNWSNVYGSVTIRLNTHDLGGLSNLDVTLAERIDQLD, from the coding sequence ATGGCTGCGACTCTGCTAAGCACCAAAGACATCGAGGCCCTCAACCAGAGACTGCCCAACTGGAGCGTGGTGGATGGCCACTTGGAGCGCTCCTGGAGCTTCCCCAATTTCGTGCAGGCCTGGGGATTCATGAATCAGGTGGCCCTGATCGCCCAGGCCATGGATCACCACCCCAACTGGAGCAACGTCTACGGGTCCGTCACCATCCGCCTGAACACGCACGACCTGGGAGGGCTCTCCAACCTCGACGTCACCCTGGCCGAACGCATCGACCAACTGGACTAA
- a CDS encoding GTP-binding protein gives MTASPSTAAIPTSGVPVTILTGFLGAGKTTLLNHILTNQNGMKTAVLVNEFGEIGIDNDLIISTSDDMVELSNGCICCSINDELLEAVDRILERPDPIDYLVVETTGLADPLPVAMTFLGSELRDQTRLDSIVTMIDAENFDDQLLESEVGRSQVIYGDIMLLNKTDLVNEERLEAIEGRLKDVKKDARILRSVKGDVPLPLLLSVGLFESDRVVSAANDPTLDHSDCDHDHGHCSHDHDHGDHAHSHDSPGHSQNNSHHDHSHHHNHSHGDHSHADHLAIEGYTSLSFRSDGPFSLRKFQNFLDNQLPASVFRAKGILWFNESERRHVFHLAGKRFSIDDSDWPGERKNQLVIIGRDLDHGLLRKQLENCVAAKDSGKGFL, from the coding sequence ATGACCGCTTCCCCCAGCACCGCTGCGATACCGACCAGCGGCGTGCCGGTGACGATCCTCACTGGTTTTCTTGGCGCAGGCAAAACCACCCTTCTCAATCACATCCTCACCAACCAGAACGGGATGAAAACCGCGGTGCTGGTGAATGAGTTCGGCGAGATCGGCATCGACAACGACCTAATCATCAGCACCAGCGATGACATGGTCGAACTAAGCAACGGCTGCATCTGCTGCTCCATCAATGACGAGCTGCTGGAAGCGGTGGATCGGATTCTTGAGCGCCCCGACCCCATCGACTATCTCGTGGTGGAAACCACAGGCCTGGCGGATCCCCTGCCCGTGGCGATGACCTTCCTGGGCAGTGAGCTTCGCGATCAGACCCGGCTTGATTCGATCGTCACCATGATCGATGCGGAGAACTTCGACGACCAGCTGCTGGAGAGCGAGGTGGGCCGCTCGCAAGTGATCTACGGCGACATCATGCTGCTGAACAAGACCGACCTGGTTAACGAGGAGCGGCTCGAGGCGATCGAAGGGCGACTCAAGGACGTGAAAAAAGATGCCCGCATCCTGCGGTCGGTCAAAGGAGACGTGCCTCTGCCCCTGCTTCTCAGCGTGGGACTGTTTGAAAGCGATCGGGTCGTCAGTGCCGCGAACGATCCAACCCTGGATCACAGCGACTGCGATCACGACCATGGCCACTGCAGCCATGACCATGACCACGGGGACCATGCCCACAGCCACGACAGTCCTGGGCACAGTCAAAACAACAGCCATCACGATCACAGCCATCACCACAACCACAGTCATGGCGATCACAGTCATGCCGACCACCTAGCCATTGAGGGGTACACCTCGCTGTCCTTCCGCAGTGATGGACCTTTTTCCCTGCGCAAATTCCAGAACTTCCTCGACAATCAGCTGCCAGCCTCCGTCTTCCGGGCCAAAGGCATTCTCTGGTTCAACGAAAGTGAACGCCGGCATGTGTTCCACCTGGCAGGCAAGCGCTTCTCGATCGATGACAGTGACTGGCCCGGTGAACGCAAGAACCAGCTGGTGATCATTGGCCGCGACTTGGATCACGGCCTCCTGCGCAAACAACTCGAAAACTGCGTCGCGGCGAAAGATTCAGGCAAAGGGTTCCTCTGA
- a CDS encoding extracellular solute-binding protein, producing the protein MRITLNKRPLLRTASAALLAATASLLQACGGQQEKSIGVYSGRHYNTDQKLYERFTEETGIRVKLLEAKDDALIQRLGSEGESSPADVLILADAARLDRAAGLGLFQEVESPALEAAIPANLRDPDNRWFGLTRRMRVPMLNPDKVQSGQVNRYSKLADKGLAGKLCLRNRKSVYNQSLVAFMLDRTGEAATASWIRGMVANLAQPVFSSDTPMIRAVAQGQCGVALANTYYLGRLQAGDKGAADKALSKSVEVAWPDPVHVNITGAGVTATSKQPAEAQQFLEFLASNQAQGGYAAANHEYPIQGFGDDPVLAAWGTFQQADVSAAKLGELNRKALELMTANGWQ; encoded by the coding sequence ATGCGGATCACTCTCAATAAGCGGCCATTGCTGAGAACCGCTTCCGCTGCCCTGCTGGCGGCGACCGCATCCCTGCTCCAAGCCTGCGGAGGACAGCAGGAGAAAAGCATTGGGGTGTATTCCGGACGGCACTACAACACCGATCAAAAGCTCTACGAGCGCTTCACCGAAGAAACCGGCATCCGCGTCAAGCTGCTGGAAGCCAAGGACGATGCCCTGATCCAACGGCTGGGCTCCGAAGGCGAGAGCTCACCGGCCGATGTGCTGATCCTGGCCGACGCAGCCCGGCTGGATCGTGCTGCTGGGCTGGGACTCTTCCAGGAGGTGGAGTCTCCAGCTCTCGAGGCAGCAATCCCTGCCAACCTTCGGGACCCGGACAATCGCTGGTTCGGCCTCACCCGACGCATGCGGGTGCCGATGTTGAATCCAGACAAGGTTCAGAGCGGGCAGGTGAACCGCTACAGCAAGCTGGCGGACAAAGGACTGGCAGGCAAACTCTGCCTCCGCAACCGCAAAAGCGTTTACAACCAGTCACTGGTGGCCTTCATGCTGGATCGCACTGGCGAAGCAGCAACCGCAAGCTGGATTCGAGGCATGGTCGCCAACCTCGCCCAGCCGGTCTTCAGCAGTGACACCCCGATGATTCGTGCTGTGGCCCAGGGCCAATGCGGCGTGGCTCTTGCCAACACCTATTACCTCGGAAGGCTGCAGGCCGGCGACAAGGGTGCTGCCGACAAGGCCCTGAGCAAGAGCGTGGAGGTGGCTTGGCCAGATCCCGTTCATGTCAACATCACCGGCGCCGGTGTCACCGCCACCAGCAAACAGCCGGCGGAGGCACAACAATTCCTGGAATTCCTGGCCTCGAACCAAGCACAGGGCGGCTACGCCGCAGCCAACCATGAATATCCAATCCAAGGCTTCGGGGACGATCCTGTTCTTGCCGCTTGGGGCACCTTCCAACAAGCCGACGTCTCCGCAGCAAAACTGGGAGAACTGAATCGCAAAGCTCTGGAACTGATGACTGCGAACGGCTGGCAATGA